TGTCTCCAGACACTCTCACCCCATTTCAAGCCTAGGAGGAGCCTCATTACTCCCCTCTCATTGGCTAGTGTCcccgcccccaacacacaccctaTGCCTTCAAAGCTTCCTCAAGTCCAGGCTCCTACTGCCCCTCCACTCTCCAGGAGACCTGCCCTTCCCTACTTTGGGGGTCCACCAACCCTATCATGCTCAGGGCCCTGATACCTCCCAGGGCTCCCAACGACTCTCAGGGTGCCCCCACTCCTCAGGCCACCATACTCTTCCAGTTCCCCAGTAGGGAAACATTCAGTGCTGATTGACTGAGTGCCTACGATGtggaagggacttcccaggtggctcagtggtcaagaatccgcctgccaatgtaggagtctcaggagacacgggttcgattcctgggtggggaagatcccctggaggaggccatggcaacccattccagtattcttgcctggagaacccatggacagaggagcctgacaggctacagtccacgggatcacaaagagtcagacacgactgagcgactttccacGTAAGATGTGGAAAGCTCTGTTGGAGGCTGCAGTACACCTCGGTAAACTTGGATTCCGGTTTTGCACCCCATTTTTAGTTGTGAGAGCTCAGGTGGGGCctttaacttctctgggcctcgaCTTTCCCCTCTGACACTGGAATAACAAGATCCCCGAGGTGGAAAGAGTTTTCCCTTGGTGATGGGAAAGAGAGGCAGCGGCTGAGGCAGGGCGAGGCCAAGAGTGCGCGCTGGCTCCCAGGGCCAGGACTCCTTGGCGGCTGCCAGGTAGGTCACCGCGCTGGTTGGGGCGCCGAGCACGGGACCGGCCGGCTTCAGCCACGTCCAGGCCCGAGCTGGCCACCAGGTGAGCGCTCCCGAGCGCTCCCAACGCGTTTGCGGGCGGCCGTGCGTCCACCAGGCCAAGTACAGGTCATGGAGCGGCGCCCGGGGGGCGGCACGGACCCTAGGGGAAGCAAAGGAGGTACCGGGCTCGGGGTGGGAGGGTAGTGGGCACGTCCCTGCCAGCCCTCGCACTTCCTGTCTGCtcctcaccttctccttctgacAGGTGGTAAACAAAGCCGCCCTGGCGCCCGAGCcgcggccgcggcggcggcggcgagcggcgggggcggcggcggtgGAGGGCAGCGGCCCAGCGACCCCAGCTGGGCTCGAGGAGCCGCATCCCCATCCACACCTGCGCCGCGGGGCGGCGCACCAGACCCCGGGACTCCCAGGAGTCTCCGGGGAGATGTGCTGGAGGGTTCTGCCCAGGGTCACTGGGGACACCCGGGCactcggcgggggcggggggctgttGGAATCGGGGGCGGGGGTGTCTGGTGGATTGTGGGAGGTTAGGCTGGAGCCTCTGGGGATAGGTGGAGGGGCCATCTGGGGCTACATGGACCAGCAGGGTTACCTAGGACATCTAGAGGGGCATCGGGGGTGCCTGGGCCACAGGGAGCAGACCGTGTTCTGTTGGGACATCTGGGAGAATCGCAGTCCTTCTGGATATTGGGGGGAAGAGTTTGGAATCTGGGGTTGTGTCGGGGGGGGCCCGTCAGAAACCTCCAGAGATATTCACAGGGTGTTCGGAGGTGTCCAGGAGTGCTGGAGTTAAATAGCTCGCCAGGGATATCGCGGGAGCAGGCGGGGGTCCACGGGCATTCCCGTGAGAGTCGGGGGTCCAGGGAGGTGAAAGGCACAGTCGGTGACCTTCGGGACTCTGAAAAGGAGTGGTCTCGGGGATCTTGAGGGGAATTCTAGGTCTTCGATCGTAGGGGGCCGTGAGGGTTCGCTGAGACTCAGGGTGGGACCTGATCTGTTCTTTTCACTCGCGCAGGCGGTGGCGGTCCCCAGCCCGAGGGCCCCCGCGCCAGACAGTTCCTGGCGCGGCTGGAAGCTCGCCCCCTGGCGGCCCGAGCTGCGGCCGACGTGGCGGCGCTGGTACGCAGGGCCGGCGCCACCTTGCGCCTGCGCCCCAAAGAGGGTGAGTGATGGAGCGTGGCCTTCCGGGGGCGTGGTCGGAGTGGAGCGTGGTTCTGAGGGGGCGGGCCCAGGATTGTTAGTTACTCTCCTTGGTGGGACCAATGAGTGTGAGTAGGGAGGCCCGGGCTCGGCTGTGATTTGACAGTGCTGGGGTTAGACTAGAATATTCATCTAGGAGGttacatcagtcagttcagtcgctcggtcatgtccgactctgcgaccccatgaatcacagcatgccaggcctccctgtccatcaccagctcctggagttacATAGAGAGGGTTATTTTAGAAGGTGAACGCTGCAAGATTTAGCTGTTGGTGCGGAGTTTGATCTTTACTTTCTTCAGAAGGGTTTCAAGTGGTATTTTTGAGGAGGCCAGGCCTGGAGAGGTTTGGGGGCGGGCATTTAGCTGAGGGGCGGGCCTGGAATGTCAGTCGAGGGGGTGGAGTCTATAAACGCACCGGGGGAGCGGCTCGAATTGTCAGGAATAGGTTGAGGTTTTACAGGCTAATTAGAGAGCAAGGCCTTATATCTTCACCAGCTGGAATCCTGGAGAAGCACCGTGTAGGGTGGGCCTAAGGGTTTAATATGAGAGGTAGGATCTGCATGTTATTAGTAGGAAAGTTTGGGGAATACTAGAATAGCTGTTGCCAGGGTTATTAGTTAAGAAGGTGAAATCAAGATAGTTATTCATATGGGCGGAGCCTAGTTTAATGAATGACCAAGTCTGTGCATCCTAAAGGGACGGAAATGAGATGAGGCTAGAATATTAATTCAATAGACAGGTCCTCGTTTCTTTATAGTATCCTTCCGACTGCCTTTTTCATCCCCCAGCCATTGGCATGCTGTATTCTGCCGAGATAGAGGTCACAGACAATCGCCTTCCTAATGCCAATTTCGTGGAACAGCGTCCTCAGGTACCACCTTGTCCTCCTAATCAAGGCCACCTGCCTCAGGACTGGCAATGTATGTACGCTTGTGTCTTTACTCCAGCATCGTCGGTCAGAGACCATGGGTATACGTACTGCACCACCCCAAGTGACCCAGGGTAAAGCTCGTCCTCCTTTGAAGTCACCCCAGGCCTCTGGTCAGTTCTCTGTTGAACTCATTCGCAGTTCCGCTGGCTTTGGCTTCACATTAAGTGGAGGCCGAGATGCAGGTGGGGATGCTCCGCTGGCAGTGCGCCGGCTGCTGAAGGATGGACCAGCTCAGCGCTGTGGTCGCTTGCAGGTGAACCATAAGGCACCCTCCATTTGATGGTGCCAGCCCTGTCCTCTCCCGTTGGTGTGCTCTCCATTTTGACCTTCCTACAACACCCCTTGCCTTGCACTCTTGCAGGCCGGCGACCTCGTGCTTCACATCAATGGAGAGTCAACTCAGGGCCTCACTCACGTTGAGGTCGTGGATCGCATTCGTAGAGGTGGCCCCCGGCTTTGCCTTGTGCTTAGCAGGCCTCCTGAAACCCACCCTGGCAAGCCTGAGGTGGTGGGAAGGCCCCAGAAAGAAGATGGTGGGTTTCCTAGGGGAGAAGCGTCAGGGATCTgtgaggggaagaagagggtcaCAGAGTGGAGTGGCTGGGGACCTCGTTAGAAGGGCTTGGTAGTCTCAACCGGGAGGATCGGGGCTCGGTGTCTGAGGGTCATGGTATTTTCAAAAGGGGAGGGGAAGACAGGGGTCCCAGGGTAGGAGTAAGGGTGGATTTCAGAGGGAAGGGTTTTGAGGTACTGGGAGATAAGAGAAAAGATGGTGTTTGGGGTGAAAATGGGTGTTCAGAAGGAAGAGTTGTGGTCCTCAGATGGGAAGACAGAGTAGGTCTAAGCGGAGAGGGGATGGGATAGGGAACCAGAGGGTAGGGAGACTAGTCCTGAAAGATGAGAGATCCACTAGGGTAAGGGCTGGGAGTTGAGGATGATGGGATGAGCAAGGAGAGTCTGGGATCCTAGATGGGAGGGTTTGACTGCATTTAGGGGTTGTTGGAATTGATTTCTGAGAGGAGTGTTCTGGATCcaggaaaggaggggaaaggaagCATCGGGTCTTGAGGTGTGGCCCCAATTCCCGGAGTGCGTGTCCATGCCTTTGTCTAAGTATCAGGGTCTTTGTCTTTTGCATCCCTTAGAGTCTGCAGGCCACCCTCGGCCAAAGAGCTCCATCCCCATTGCCCAACCTTATCGCCCAATCTTATCCGCAGTCCTGCCATCCCCAGATCGCATTCCAGATCCTGGGGAACCAGAGATGACGAAGACTCGCAGCGCCAGCACTTCTTCCCCACTTCAGCACCCACGACCCCGTATGACCCCCCCAAACCGGGGCAGCCAGGAGCCTCGCCCAGAAGGGGCGGCCGACGGCCCCGCGGTTCCTGCTGCAGAGCGCCGCACGGAGGACCCCAACGACCAAACTCCGGATTCTCCCGGACCTTGGCTGACGCCCAGCGAGGAACGGCTCTCGCGGGCCCTAGGGGTCCCGGGGGCCGAGCAGCTCGCCCTGGAGATGGCAGCCGGAAGGCGGAGGCACTGAGCTTGCAGCGGAAGGCTCACTTGGCATTTCCCAACCTACATCTGGCGTGCTCCCCCTGCCGCTCACTTAGCATCACTGGGAGAACTTCCTTGGTCTTgttcccgccccccccccgccatcCTGCTTCGCAGTCGACCCGCCCGCGCTCCCCTTGCGGCGTCAGTGGTATGGCCCTTCCCTACCGGCCAGCCCGGCGCTTCTTGTTTCGGGGCCGGGGAGGTAATAAAATGGTTCAATCCAGTCTTGACTTGCCAGGTGCTCCAGGCCAGGTGGGGATCCCGAGTCCCACACGTGAAGGAGGGGGAGGGTCGATCTGGTTTCGAGGAGGGCCTCTTCAAGCAACCTTTTTACTTCGCGCGCGCTGTTTCTTTCATGACTCTAAAGAGCTCTTTTCTTCTGCCGGCGCGCTTTGGACCCATTCCGTTCCCACTGCCAACTCCTGCTTCTTtccccattcattcatttcacttttttggaGGTCTACAGGGCTCGCAGCTAATTATTGCGCATGGCGTGGGGGATGCAGAGGTGGGCCTGTTGTGGGGAGAGTGCACCAGTTTACTCACAACCCCGGCCGGCCGGGAATCGTCCAGACCCTCAAGTGAACTTGATAGCAAAGTTAGAGCCTGGCGGCTTCCTTCGCCGAGAGCCTGCGGTCACTCACTTCCGGCCTGGTCGGCCAGCTTTCGCTGGCTGTAGACTGCCACCCTCAAGGCACTGGCTGAGGCCCCGGAGCCCCTCTTCGGGGCGGAGCCAGGAAGGTGTGAGTCAGCAGGCTGGGCTAAAAACGGCTGTTAGAACCTTTGGGCCGCGCCCCCCTCTTCCACAGATGGTGACGAACTGCAACCGGGCTTGTGTGCACACGCTACAAGCTGGGCGTTCCCAGTCCTGGGAGAGGCCAGAGTTTCCTCTGTCCTGGGAACAGAGCCCCAAAGCCCGGTCTTATATGGTGAGCTGGGCTCCGGTGTAGCCCCAGTGCCGGCGCTGACTGAGGTCAGCAATGTCCAGTCACCTCCGTGGTCGCCACACTCAACGACACTTGGCCCTATCCCCCCAACGAAGGAAGCTGTGGTCTGGAGGGAATGAGCAATTCTCACCTCTatggggaggggctggagaggtGGGAGAAAGTAAAGGACCCTCATGGGAGTGTCCAGGGAGGCTCTGTAGAGGAGAGAGGGACTGTAAAACTAGGCTGAGAGTTGGGGTATAAAGAGGTGAAGAGGTGAACCCTTGAATGATTAGCGCTGTAGCAACTGTGGGAGAGTGCACTGGGGCTTCTAGCTGACCCTTACTCAGCTTGATAGAAGGTGTGGCTCTAGGGAAGTCAGGGAAGGACTTCAGAGCCTTAGTCACACCCAGGAGTCTAACAATAGTAACCCCAACCACCATTTACTTCGTCTTATCCTGGCTACCGGCTTTACTGGCGCTATTTCCACCTAGTTACACATTGACTCAACAATCCTGATGTGTCCATTTCACAGAGCAGAGAAATGAAGCCCAGTGAGTATAAATAGCTTGACGAAATTGAGGATTGAAGCAAGATTTAATCTTGCCCGATTCCCAAGCCTGTCCTCTTAATCTCACCTGCATTTGAGAAGTATTAACTGAACCCCAACTGTTTACCTTGCACTGTGATAGGCACTGATGAAATGTTGGAGAGATGAAACATAGATTTCTATCCTTGTGTAGCTGATGTAGTGGAGGGGGGTAGACTGATgtcaaaaaagacaaaagaagatgAATAAAAGAATTTCAGAGAGAAGTGAGAGTTATGAAGATAGTAAAAGGTTATGGTGGGGGAGGTAATGATGGGGGGCTGCTGACCTCTTTGAAGACATAGTATTTGATCTGGGACCTGAGTGACCGGAAGCTAGATGTctgaaggggtggggtgggagtgggggtggggagaagggcatTGACAGCAGTGGGAGAAACAAATTCAAAGGCTCTGATGTGGAAGAGAGTTTGTTTTGTTCTAGAAACTCAGGCACGGCCTCGCATAGTTGGAAAGCACACACTCAGCCCTGGGAAGGGTATGCTTCATGCCTTCCACTATCCAATCTCTTTCAGCCACCTGGACTGAGGACAGCCCCTTACTTGGTTTTGTGGGACCCAAGGTTCAGGGGGGAAAGCAGGCAGGCCCTTGAGTTGAACCATCCTGGCCTTCCAGCCATGGCTCTCCTCACCTCAAATGAGAATGAAACCAACACCCACTCTGGAGAGAGTGTGCCAGAGGAGCACACCTTGGGGGAGATCCTGATTCCATTATCAGGTGCAGGTCTCAGACACAGAAATTACTTGCTCAGGATAACTCACTCTTCAAATGTCATCAGCCTTTTCACCCAGTCTGGCACCCAGGAGCCTTCCCCTCCTTGTGCCAAGCTGACggcaataaataaaactgctcCTTCCGCATTCTTCATCTAAGACCGGGCTGACAGACCCTCCACTTAGAACCAGGAAACAGAAGCCCAACACTTGGGGCCAGGACTTCCCTAGAATTGCAGAACAGAGAAACAGACCCTGGGCTCTGACACTGTTAATAACGTCCACTCTTCATTTAGGGAGCAGCATGATGCTCAGCAGGCTTTGTTCTCTCTCAGCCTGACAAGGTCTCATCCCCATCTAAGAAGTTTATTCCATGATCCACCACATTTTATCCACAATCCTGAAATCCAAAAAGCTTTGGAAACCAACAGATTTCCCACAAGTTGGGCACCATTTGGTTACAAAACTTGACCTGACTTAACCAGGAACAATTTTTTGGTCCTGTCTTATCCCACTTACTGTGAAGGTCCACATCATTCCTTGAGGAAATATTAAcatgtgtgtgttgttttttgtttttttttaaacgagGCAGTCTCAGATCCCCCTGAGAGTGTTCAATAATACCTTGTATGCATTGGGAAAATTTTCCAAACTCTGAATTATTCTGAATTCTGTAAACATACTTGAGTTTAACCTTGGCCTGGGCAGTTTTTAcagctaaggaaactgaggcattcCCTCCCAAAGCCAGATCTCCACGGTTCTGAGGCAGTCCCAGGCGCATTGGTATTCTAAAAGCGTGAAGGGTCTCTCCATTATAACACAGTTCTGGTTCGCAGAACTGCCAAACTGGC
The nucleotide sequence above comes from Capricornis sumatraensis isolate serow.1 chromosome X, serow.2, whole genome shotgun sequence. Encoded proteins:
- the MAGIX gene encoding PDZ domain-containing protein MAGIX, with product MERRPGGGTDPRGSKGGGKQSRPGARAAAAAAAASGGGGGGGGQRPSDPSWARGAASPSTPAPRGGAPDPGTPRSLRGDVLEGSVLFTRAGGGGPQPEGPRARQFLARLEARPLAARAAADVAALVRRAGATLRLRPKEAIGMLYSAEIEVTDNRLPNANFVEQRPQHRRSETMGIRTAPPQVTQGKARPPLKSPQASGQFSVELIRSSAGFGFTLSGGRDAGGDAPLAVRRLLKDGPAQRCGRLQAGDLVLHINGESTQGLTHVEVVDRIRRGGPRLCLVLSRPPETHPGKPEVVGRPQKEDVLPSPDRIPDPGEPEMTKTRSASTSSPLQHPRPRMTPPNRGSQEPRPEGAADGPAVPAAERRTEDPNDQTPDSPGPWLTPSEERLSRALGVPGAEQLALEMAAGRRRH